GGGGTAACCGGATCAAGGCCAATGTTCTCAAGGATGATTTGCTCCGACAACACTGAGTTAACACATAACGGCCCTACGTTAACAGTATCAACCTTGCTCCCACGATAGCGGTACGATAGCTTAATTGGACGCACATCAGAAACATACTCAACAATCCAGGGGTTGCGAAGCGACGATGTATCAGTATTTACGAGTTCAAGCTTTTCGGACTGCAGACCAGACATGGTGGCCGGCGGACGGAACTCGATGACGTACACCTTACTGTCATTACTCTGAATTGAGTCGGGGAACGCGGTTGGTGAAACTACACTGTAGCCGGTAGGATTTCCAATGAACCTGGCTGTTGTGATTTCAAGGGGGCTTTCACCCAGATTGGTTACAACAATGGTATCCCGAACAACCTCACCTTCGCAACGATAAACGCCAAGGTCTCTCTTTTTGTCGGTCTTGATAATGGGTGGTCCCTTTAGGCGAATGATATTCCATGCACTCTGCGAGAACACCATGGAAGGTTCTGCCGTAAACTGATCCTGTACGGGTGACGGTATGATAAGCCCAAATGCAATGTAGTACACCGTGTCGGTTCCGGGCAGCCTGGTAGAGAACCGCCAGCTGCCACTGGAGCCTGTTGGCGCATAGTTGCTGATGGTATCGTATGCTGTCCAGCTTCCGTTCTCGGGTTTAATAAAAACACAGACATCCTGTCCGCTTGCATTCCCAATGATGCTCACATCCCGCAGCGACACCGTAATGGTATCGGATAAAATTCCAATTTCGGTTGTTGCTGACGTCTTCAGCCAGAAGTCATACCGAATACGTCCCGGGGCACCTCTCAGATACGGAGAACGGTCCTGACCAACAGCCTGGGCGGCTGACGAGCCTACACCAACGTTATCAAGGCGTGATCCCAGAATTACGCCACCGCCTGAACCGCCACCACCCGGAATATCGAGTAACGAAGCAACTGAACCATTGGCAAAGACATCAAAATTGCCAAGCTGGCTTGCATGAATCGAGATGGCACCGCCACCGCCACCGCCGGCAGAGCCCTTGCCGGCAACACCCGAAGGATTACCGGATGCGCCGCCAGAGCCCCCTGCCAAAGGAACAAGCATCGTGTTGCCAACCTTTCGGCCCTTGTTATTCAGGCCGGGCGATGACAATCCGTCGGTAGCATTACCTGCCGATGCTCCGGGCTGACCTTCCCTGCCACCGCTTCCACCCCCGGCACCACCGGTGGGATTACATTGATCTTTATTATCACAACCTCTGCCACTCTCACCAAAGGGATGGCCGGTGCCGCCACCACTGTTTTCGTATGCCGATGTTAGGTCGCCCCCGGGGTTCCCATTGAGTGATGCACTACCAAACTGTCCACCAGGGGGGAGATCCTGACCGCTGCCAATACCGGGCTTTCGACGTGAGTTGCTGCCAATGGTGGCGTTTTCGCCGCCGGGACCGCCGCCTGTATAACCGTTTCCGCCGTTCGACCCGCCACTACTGGCGATTGGTGCGTTAAATACCGATCCTCCACCGCCTCCACCACCGGGACCACCGTTGGATCCGTAGCCACTTGCATTAATGATACAGCCATTCTGTGCTATCAATCGTCCAACGCTCATCAGAACAAAGGGCAAATACCCTTGGTTGCCGGGGGTACCCGGATCGGTATCATTGGTTGAAATCTTATACTCGGCGCCGGAAAGGTACATCGAGTCAATGATCATTGCGCCGCGTCGTGATCTTCGGCCTAACGATCCTTCACCAAAAACAATATCCGAGCTGGTCCGCTTATCACCAATCGGTGTTGGTCTTACAATGTAGAAGGTATCAGCATCACTTGTCTGGCCACCAACTTCAACAACCAGCGGTATCTTGAACTGCGGTTGCAGCTGCGTCCAGTCATGACTGTTTGGGATAACCGTTGGGACAACAAACACGGTCGTGCTAATCATCCGTCCGTTCCAGCTTACCACACACGGTCCAATTTTAACGATCGCAGTATCGGCCGGGCGGGCACAACGCACCCGCACATTGTCACCAGGATTGTTCAGCGAAAATCCGTCCGAACCAAAGTTATTGTTGGCGTTATGAGGTCCGATAATCTCGATATAGGTTGCATACCGGGTTGTTCCGATATCCGGCAACAGGTACGAAATCACAGGCTTGGCAACAGTCTGTCCCGGCATCACCATTCCTAACACACACACAATGGCTGCCAGGATTTTAGGTACACCCCCTACAAGGTTGGATTGATACTTCATACGCCAGTGTTGCCTTTGCTAATTCTGCACAAAAAGTCCGACTGCACACGGTTGGTTCCGAGACGCTGATTCATCTTCATTGTTCTCGTCGCTCCGGAAACACGTTCCGCAACACCAGGGCATCGTTGTCTGATACACCCTGGAATGGCCGAGTGCTTGTTCCTGCCTAACAAAACGGACAAACCTTTGGAACACTCCAAACTCTGTGCCATTTTCATCCTTAGGCGTTGCTCCAGTGGAGTTAGAAATCGTTGTTTGCATGGAGTAGCCGGAGACCCGCTGGAAATCATGTGCAAAAATACAGAGTAGTGCCGGCATGGTTCTGAGAATACCGGATGATTCCGGTTTTCTGAAAGGATTTTTCTCCGGACACGAAATGGTAGGCGGTACTCAATTATCGGGAAATGATGTCTAAGTTACCGTTATGGAATACGAACTCGATGCACTGATGGATGACTATGTAACGGCTCTTTCGTCGGAGAGAGCTCTGAGCAGTCACACCATCACGGCGTACCACACGGCCCTTCAGCAGTTCAGGGTGTTCCTGCTTGAAACGTACGATACCATTCCGGCACCGGCAGACCTAACGGTTGCCGAACTGCGTCCGTTCCTTGGTTGGTTACATGATAAGGGGCTTAGCCGACGTTCAATCAAGCAAAAGTTTGCTGCATTGCGTTCGTTTTTTTCATGGTTAGTGCGCATTGATGTTGTACCAATGAACCCAACGCGGGGTATTACATCACCAAAACTCGATAAGAAATTGCCATCGTTTCTCCAGCATACCGAGGCCGTAACGCTAGCCGGTGTGTTTGACCTGACAACCGAAGCAGGTGCGCGCGATCACGCCTTGTGTGAGCTGTTGTATGGCAGCGGACTGCGTATCAGCGAGGCTCTGCAGCTTAATGTGGCTGATATCAACGAGCAGCAAAAAACCGTCCGCGTCATGGGCAAGCGTTCAAAGCAGCGCATTGTCCCGGTGACCGATGCTGCAATTGCAGCGATCCATACCTATCTGGCATTCCGGACCGGTGTTGCCGGTAGTGGTCATCGTAATGCAGGCATGCCCCAGCCCCTTTTCCTTGGAACAAAGGGAGGTCGGCTCACACCAGCAGGAGCATGGCGAATTGTAAACAAGGCACTGGGGCCGATTACGGAATCACAACGGAAGAGTCCTCACGTGCTCCGCCACAGTTTTGCCACCCATCTTCTGGATAACGGGGCCGACCTTTCGGCGGTGAGCGAGATGCTCGGTCACAGCTCGCTGAGCACCACACAGGTATATACCCATGTGAGTATCGAACGGCTTAAGGATGCCTACAAAAAGGCGCATCCCCGAAGCGAAACGGACTCCGAATAGCTGCTAACGGTGCAGATGTCCCCGGTACCGTAATGACCAAAATTGCACAACGGTGTCGGCCAATAACGGTAAAGTTCGGTATTTTCCCGTAATGATACGGTTTGCTGTTATCGGTGCCGGGCACCTTGGATCAATTCATATCTCACTCTTACCAACGCATAACAACGTTCAGGTTGCCTGTGTTGTTGACCCCGATGAACAGCGCGGTCGTGCAGTTGCGGAAGGCGTCGGAGCCGTATGGGTGCCGCGGGTTGACGCCATGCCTGCAGTTGATGCAGTGGTGATTGCTGCGCCAACCACCTACCATCATGAACTTGCCACACACTGCTTGTTGAGGGGTATTCACACCTTTATCGAAAAACCGGTAACAGCAACGTATGCCCAGGCAACCGAGCTGATGAATCTTGCCGCACAGAGTGGATGCATTGTTCAGGTTGGCCACATCGAGCGGTTTAATCCTGCATTAACGGCACTTGCAGATTTTGCGCTGAAGCCACTCTTTATCGAAGGACATCGGTTGAGTACGTTCAAACCCAGAGCAATCGACGTTAGTGTGGTACAGGACCTGATGATCCACGATATTGACCTGCTGTTGTGGATGACGAAGTCAACGGTCACCGATATCCAGGCTACCGGGGTGGCAGTATTAACCCAAACACCCGATATTGCCAATGCCCGCCTCACGTTTCAGAACGGCTGTGTTGCCAACCTTACGGCGTCACGCATCAGTGCCAAACCAATGCGAAAGCTGAGACTATTCCAGAACGAAAGCTACATCAGCATTGACCTGGCTCAGAGTACCGCCGAGATGTTCAGACTGATTGATCAGTCTGATCTGAATCCAGGACGACAAGTCTCGCTTGGTAACATCACAACGCAGTTCGGCAATAAAGTGATTGTTCTGGAAACACCTGCCGTGCAGCCGGCCAATGCCATTGCACAGGAACAGGCATCGTTCTTGCGCAGTATCACAACCAACGGCAGCTCTGCCGTTACTGTTGAAGAAGCTGCTGAAGCCGTTCGCATAGCAGAGCAAATTGAAGCTGCCATGGCTGCAACGGTACCCCACATATCATAAATTTGCTTAGCGATTAACTTGACGCTCCATCGATTCACTTTTCTTTTACTCGTTTCCGTTACAATCATCCTTTCCGGGCTAGCGAATCCCGCACCCATACGTGCCCAAACCGAGGCTGCCGATTTTTCACGTATTGGTTGTGCAGGGTTTCTTACCAGCACAGTATCCGATTACCAGTGCGTTGGCATCAACCCCGCGAATCTTGGTGTTGTGCCTCAGCCGGAAACGTTTAAGATGTCGGACCCTCTTACCTACGGCATTTTTCGCAAGAAGCGCAACTGGTCGTTTGGTCTTATTGAAGGCGGAGTCAGCCTTCACAGCGACGCTCTAAACCGAAGCGGTGTACTGGATATGCTAACACAAACCTCGAGTGGTACATTTTCGGATAGTGACAAGGTACAGGCGGCTCGTAACTTTGCTAACCGTGGTATCCGGTTTTCCGCTGAGTTAATCACACTTGGTGCAGCATATCAAAGCAACTCATGGGGCGGGCTTGCAGTAACTGTTCGGGAGCGGATCTCCGGCACCTTCCGTTTTAACACGGAAGCCGCACAACTTGTATTTGAGGGACGCAATTTTTCGTATTTCGACAGCGTGGGTGTAACCTATAATGGCGACACTGTGGGGTACAGCACCAACCCACGGTATTTTTCTGACTTGTTTAACGGAACGCAGCTCTCTCTGGTGTGGTATCGCGAACTCGGACTCTCGTACGGCGTTGAACTGGTACACCTGAGCCAACTATCGATCTATGCCGGAATTGGTGCAAAGTATCTCCTGGGCTACGCCCTGATGGATGCCCGCGTTGTTAATGGCAACCTGCATGCACAGAGTGCCTTAAGCCCCGTGTTTGGCGTCAACTACGGTAAGGCTTCCAGCAACTCGCTGATACCGGGCAATGAATTTATCCCCGTTGGCACAGGCTACAGTGTAGACATCGGCATCACCATGCGGTACAAAAACATTGCGTGGAGCGCCAGTGTTGTTGACGTAGGAATGATGGTCTGGGACGGCAATGTTTTTATGGCTCAGGACACCATACTCAACGGTTTGATAAGTACCGGCTTCAGCAGCTATAACATTTTTCAGGAGGCACCCAAGATTACCGGTGACGGGAACTACTTTAAGTGGGTTGGCGCAGCTTCAACCAAGAGCACAATACCCGCACGGGTACGGATTGGCACATCGTACACCCACAACGTACACTGGACGTTCGGCTTTGACGCTGTGTTCCCGGTCACTGATGCCGCCGGTTCACTCGGTGAGCCCATTGTGAGCATCGGTGCCGACTGGCGCCCCACCGTATGGCTTAAATGCGGAACAGGTTTTGGAGCAGGGGGGAACATGGGCTCGTTTATTCCGGCTAGCGTCCTCTTCTCGGTGTTCGACGGTATGTGGGAACTGGGGATTGCCTCACGGGACCTGATAACACTGATCACAACTAATCGTCCGATTATCAGTATGGTTGTAGGAGCAGTACGCCTACGTTTGTAAGTGTATTGTACGAATGTAACGTCCGTCACCCCCCAAACTACAAATCTTTTTTACTGTTTTCCCATGCACTATCCGTTTTCTGATACCGAAACCAAGTGGCAGCAGTTCTGGCAAACAAACGGCACCTACCAGGTGTCTGACGATACCTCACTGCCCAAGTATTACATCCTGGATATGTTTCCCTATCCTTCCGGAACCGGTTTGCACATCGGACATCCCGAAGGCTATACCGCAACCGATATCGTCAGCCGATTCAAACGGATGTGCGGTTTTAACGTTCTGCACCCCATGGGATTCGATGCCTTTGGTTTGCCCACCGAACGTCAGGCGATGGTCGAGAATATTCATCCTACGCTGATCACCCAACGGAACGTGTCAACCTTCATGCGCCAGCTTAACATGTTAGGGTTTGACTTCGACTGGCAGCGGATGGTAAACACCACCGATCCCGGGTATATGAAGTGGACGCAGTGGATGTTTCTGGAGATTTACAATTCGTGGTTCGACCACTCTGTTGGAAAGGCACGACCTATACATGAGCTACCCGTCCCTGAATCAATAACCGATCCGGTCAGCCGGGAGCAGTATATCGACAGCCATCGTCTGGCATACATTGCCCATATCCCCGTAAACTGGTGCGAGGCCCTGGGTACGGTTCTCGCAAACGAAGAAGTGGACGAATGGGTGTCGAAAGGCTATACGGTGGAACGCCGGCCAATGCGTCAGTGGATGCTTCGTATCACCGCCTACGCTCAACGGCTGCTCGACGATCTGGATTCATTGCAGTGGCCCCAGTCCACCATGGAAATGCAGCGTCACTGGATTGGACGCTCGGAAGGGGCTGAGATCCGATTTACCATTGCGCAACACGATGAGCATATCGAGGTGTTCACCACCCGTCCGGACACGATTTTTGGCGCCACCTATGTGTTGCTTGCTCCTGAACATCGCCTGGTGGAAAAAATTACTACCGACGAACAATACATTTCGGTAAATGAATACCGTTCTGCTGCAATGCGTAAAAGCGATCTTGAGCGCACCGAGCTGGCTACCCGAAAAACCGGTGTTGCCACCGGCGCATTTGCCATTAACCCTGCCACGGGAGAACGTATCCCGATTTATATTTCGGATTACGTTCTGGCTCACTACGGTACGGGTGCAATTATGGCTGTGCCTGCGCATGACCAGCGTGATTACGACTTTGCCCGTATCTTCCGTCTGCCCATCGTCCAGGTTGTTGTACCGGATACCGACACCCTCCACGCCCCCACCGATACTCCTGCCCAAGCCTTTTCTGGTAACGGAGTGTGTGTGAATTCTGCAAACAGCACCGTTAACCTGAATGGTTTGCCAACAGCTGATGCAAAACTGGCAATTGTTGAATGGCTGGAGAAAACCAATGTTGGACGCTCCAGGGTTCAGTACCGGCTGCGCGACTGGCTGTTTTCACGCCAGCGCTACTGGGGCGAACCAATTCCGATTATGTACTTTAAGGATGGAACAAAACGCTCTCTTGAGCTTGAAGAGCTGCCGCTAAAACTGCCCGACATTACCGATTTTAATCCGTCCGGCACCGTTGAGTCGGCTCTCTCACTCGTTCCCGAATGGATAGATTTTATTGATCCCAAAACCGGCAAACAGGCAGGTTTCGAAACCAATACAATGCCACAGTGGGCAGGGTCATGCTGGTACTTTTTGCGGTACTGCGATCCCGAGAACACCAGCCGTTTTTGCAGTCGGGAGCTGGAAGAATACTGGATGGGAAATAGTGGCGTTGACCTTTACGTTGGCGGCGCCGAACACGCTGTGCTCCACCTTCTCTATGCACGATTCTGGCATAAGGTGCTCTACGACCTTGGACACGTGAGTGGACCCGAACCGGTGAAACGTTTGTTCCACCAGGGTTTAATCCTGGGTGAAGACGGACGGAAGATGAGTAAGTCTTTGGGTAATGTTGTAAATCCTGATACTGTTGTACAACAGTATGGTGCCGATGCCCTGCGCCTGTATGAAATGTTTCTTGGGCCGCTGGAAGCATCAAAACCATGGAATCCCACCGGTATCGAGGGGATTTCGAGGTTCCTGGACAGAGTGTGGCGTTTGGTCGTACAGGAAAACGGAACCCTGGTTCCAATGTCTGACGATGACGAAACCCGTCCGGAGCTTCTGAAGCTTCTTCATACTACCATAAAAAAAACCCGGCAGGATATTGAGACGCTTAGCTTTAATACGGCCATAGCACAGATGATGATTTTTGTAAATGTTTATACTCCGCTGGACGTGAAACCACGGCAGCACATCGAACAGTTTTTACAATGCCTTGCGCCGTTTGCACCTCATATCAGTGAAGAGTTATGGCACCGTCTCGGAAACCCACCCAGTATTCATCGGACCAGATTCCCTGGTTTTAATCCGGACCTGCTTGTTGAATCGGAAGTGGAAATCGTCCTCCAGGTAAATAGTAAAATCCGTGGTAAACTTATGGTACCTGCAGATGCCAAGGTTGACGAACTTGAACGCCTGGCAATGAACAGCGAAACCGTCATTAAACACATCGAGGGAAAAAGCATTCGGAAACTCATCGTTGTCCCCGGCAAACTGGTAAACATCATTATTTCATAACGTGATGCGTAGAATCCTTCTGGTATTCAGCATAATGCTCTGCCATGGTGCCAGTACGCTGTCGGCCCAGGCAGTGCTACCCATTCAGGCACGCCTAAACGAGGTGTGTGCGCTGATCAATGGTCACCTGGACTCTCTTGAGAGTGTTTTCTCCGATGAATTTCTGGCCAAGGTCCCTCCGGCAGCACTCAAGGCAGGCGTTGCAGGCATTGCCGCACTGTCTGGCAGGTGTATGTCGATTCGTGTAATACCAACCCAGGGTGCGTACAGCGTAACTGCCGAAGCGCTAACTGACAGTAACTATACAATTCCGGTGCACATGACCCTTGCCGGCAGTGCGCCGCACAAGATCACAGGTCTGTTTTTACGCACACCACAGAAGCAACAATCCTCGTTGCAGGAAGCCGTTGCCGCGTTAGGCAGGATTGGCGGCACCACATCAGTCTGCGTACAAAACCTTACCTCCGGAACCGTACTTGCAGCAAAGGATACAGGAATTGCTCTGCCTATCGGGTCGGCATTCAAACTCTATGTTTTAGGCACACTCGCTCATCAGATTCGGCATCAACGGAAGCGGTGGACAGATATCATTACACTTCAAAGCATGTACATGTCCGAACCATCCGGTTTTCTTCAAACCTGGCCGGTGGGTTCACCGCTCACGCTATACTCCGTTGCGGCACTCATGATTAGCAGCAGTGACAACACCGCTACCGACCACTTGTTGTTTAGTCTTGGTCGCGACTCGGTCATGAAGTTTCAGACTGTCATGGGGAACCGTCACGCAGCCCTGAACAATCCGTTTTTAAGCACCAGGGAAGCCTTCAAGCTGAAGTACACCCGCAACGGTGAACGCGGTCGATTGTACGCCGGTGCGAGCACAGCCAACAGGTTTACAATTCTTGACAGTATCTCGGCCAGTACTGACACTATTCATTTTGCTTACGAGCCTGTTATGCCGGATTCTGTGGAATGGTTTGCCGGAACCGCTGATCTCTGCCGGGCTATGGCATGGTTGCATTCGGTTTCTACCGCTCCCGATCTTTCCCCAATTGCCGACATCCTGTCAATCAACCCTGGTCTGGATCTTACCAAGGGGGCTTGGAAATATAGTGGGTTTAAGGGTGGCAGCGAGCCTGGCGTTATAAACCTAACCTTGCTTTTGCAGCGTTCTGATGACCAATGGTTTACGGTGTCCGCAACTATGGTCAACCCCAGGGAGGAAGCAACCACTCAGTTTACGATAGCAGTAAGCAGCATTATCTCAACACTTGAAGCTTCCAAAAAGTAATCACACCTAACCAAGACCGTATCTTAGAACGTGGCAAACCAACAGCTAAACAGCAAGCCAACGATTGTGTTCATGGGAACACCGTCCTTTGCCGTGCCTGCCTTACAGGCATTGCACGCTGAATATGGTGTTTCGTGTGTTGTTACCGTACCAGATAAGCCAAGTGGAAGGGGGCTACGACTAACGCAGTCAGCAATAAAGGAAAAAAGCACCCACCTGGGCATACACACCATCCTTCAGCCTGAGAAGCTTACTGATCCCGCCTTTATCGAGCAATTACAATCCATACATCCTGATATTATTTGCGTCATTGCATTTCGGATATTACCTGCTCGTGTTTACTCCACAGCACGGCTGGGAGCGTTTAACGTACACGCTTCGCTGCTGCCCAAGTACCGGGGTGCCGCTCCTATCAATCATGCCATCATAAACGGTGAAAAAGAAACCGGCGTCACGTCGTTCCTGCTGAATGACGTTGTTGATACCGGTAGCATCCTTCACCAAATCCGGTATCCCGTACCACCAGGGTGCACAGCCGGAGAACTCTATGATGCACTTCAGCCTCTGGCGGCACAGTGTGCCGTTGAAACAACCGGATTACTGCTGGCGGGAACGGCCAAACCACGCGTACAGGAGGAAGTCCTGGCATCTCCCGCCCATAAAGTATTTCGCGAAACCTCGCAGATCAGTTGGGAACGCCCTACGCAAACCGTAAGCAACTTTATTCATGGTCTTAGCCCCGTCCCCTGTGCATGGACGCTATGGAACAATCAAATACTAAAAATATTTCGTGTTACGCCGGCCCAAGCCCCCTGCCGTCACGGTGAATGGACTATTCAAAACCGTGAACTCTTTATCGGCTGCAGCGATGGTGCCGTGCGCATCGACGAGGTACAACTCCCGGGTAAAAAACGAATGAACACTGCCAACATGCTGCTGGGATATCGTGGCGCATCATCCGGTATCTGTACTACCAAGGTGAATACATGACAACACTGGCTGAGTTTGTCCGGAATACCGAGTTCTTTGTGATTGCCCATCGTGGTGACAGCGGCCGTGCACCCGAAAACACCCTTGCTGCCATAACCCTGGCTTTACAGTCCGGTTCGCCCATGATTGAAATTGACGTTCAGGGAACTGCTGACCATTCCCTTGTTGTATTTCACGACTCAGTATTAGGCAGAACTACAAATGGTCACGGGCAGATCAGGATGTTCTCAGCTGGTGAAGTACGAGCACTTGACGCCGGCGGATGGTTCAGCCCCGATTTTGCCGGCGAACGTATTCCCTACCTTACCGAAGCCCTTGACCTGATACAGGGCAATGCCTACCTGAATATCGAGGTAAAATCGCATGCCGGTGATGCGAACACCATACTTCACACCCAGCTGCTGCTTCAGGAAATCCGGAAGAGAGACCTGTTCCCGTTTACCATGTTTAGTTCGTTCGATCATGAGTTGCTTTTAGACCTGCGAAAGGCCGTACCCAACATCATTACGTGTGCGCTGAACGTACCTGCTGACGCCAGGCTACCGTCGGATGTTGTGGCGTCGTGCATGGCAAATTCGTACGGCTGCTCTGTTCACGAGCTCACCACCATCAAGGCTGAAAACTGCAGCATGCACAGGCTTCCGTGGGGTGCCTATACGGTAAACACACCCGAACAGCTTCAGTACGTACGGACGTACGGTTTACATGCAGTTGTAAGCAACCATCCGTCAACACTTTTGCAGTACCTACCCTAAACAAAGATGGACCCCACAATTATCGGTCTGATTGCAGGCACCTGCTCTACATTTGCATTAGCCCCACAGGCATGGAAGGTGTACAAGACAGGTCTTGTTTCGCAGTTAAGTTTAAAAACACTGATACTCATGGTAGCCGGTGTTCTACTCTGGCTTACCTATGGTATCCTTGTGGCTGACATCAGCATCCTCTGGGCAAACGGCGTAGCCTCTTTCTTTGTTTCGTACCTTTTTCTTGCTAAAATGCGGGATATACGAAGGAATCGACACAGTAAATAGTATCATTTTTTAATGGCAATGCTATGGCACATGTTGGCGTATTATTAAGCGGATGCGGTGTATTTGACGGATCGGAAATCCAGGAAAGCGTCTTTGTACTGTATCATCTGGCCCGACACGGGTTTTTGGTTTCGTATTACGCACCGGACGTAAACCAGATGCACGTTCTGAACCATATTACCGGAGCCGAACAGCACGAAACCCGGAATGTAATGGTTGAATCGGCACGAATCACCCGGGGCACCATCTCTCCCGTTAGCGAGTTTGACGCCGATCGAATGGACGCCCTTGTGCTACCCGGTGGCTTTGGAACGGCCAAGAATCACACCAA
This is a stretch of genomic DNA from Ignavibacteria bacterium. It encodes these proteins:
- a CDS encoding tyrosine-type recombinase/integrase — translated: MEYELDALMDDYVTALSSERALSSHTITAYHTALQQFRVFLLETYDTIPAPADLTVAELRPFLGWLHDKGLSRRSIKQKFAALRSFFSWLVRIDVVPMNPTRGITSPKLDKKLPSFLQHTEAVTLAGVFDLTTEAGARDHALCELLYGSGLRISEALQLNVADINEQQKTVRVMGKRSKQRIVPVTDAAIAAIHTYLAFRTGVAGSGHRNAGMPQPLFLGTKGGRLTPAGAWRIVNKALGPITESQRKSPHVLRHSFATHLLDNGADLSAVSEMLGHSSLSTTQVYTHVSIERLKDAYKKAHPRSETDSE
- a CDS encoding Gfo/Idh/MocA family oxidoreductase — encoded protein: MIRFAVIGAGHLGSIHISLLPTHNNVQVACVVDPDEQRGRAVAEGVGAVWVPRVDAMPAVDAVVIAAPTTYHHELATHCLLRGIHTFIEKPVTATYAQATELMNLAAQSGCIVQVGHIERFNPALTALADFALKPLFIEGHRLSTFKPRAIDVSVVQDLMIHDIDLLLWMTKSTVTDIQATGVAVLTQTPDIANARLTFQNGCVANLTASRISAKPMRKLRLFQNESYISIDLAQSTAEMFRLIDQSDLNPGRQVSLGNITTQFGNKVIVLETPAVQPANAIAQEQASFLRSITTNGSSAVTVEEAAEAVRIAEQIEAAMAATVPHIS
- a CDS encoding leucine--tRNA ligase, with product MHYPFSDTETKWQQFWQTNGTYQVSDDTSLPKYYILDMFPYPSGTGLHIGHPEGYTATDIVSRFKRMCGFNVLHPMGFDAFGLPTERQAMVENIHPTLITQRNVSTFMRQLNMLGFDFDWQRMVNTTDPGYMKWTQWMFLEIYNSWFDHSVGKARPIHELPVPESITDPVSREQYIDSHRLAYIAHIPVNWCEALGTVLANEEVDEWVSKGYTVERRPMRQWMLRITAYAQRLLDDLDSLQWPQSTMEMQRHWIGRSEGAEIRFTIAQHDEHIEVFTTRPDTIFGATYVLLAPEHRLVEKITTDEQYISVNEYRSAAMRKSDLERTELATRKTGVATGAFAINPATGERIPIYISDYVLAHYGTGAIMAVPAHDQRDYDFARIFRLPIVQVVVPDTDTLHAPTDTPAQAFSGNGVCVNSANSTVNLNGLPTADAKLAIVEWLEKTNVGRSRVQYRLRDWLFSRQRYWGEPIPIMYFKDGTKRSLELEELPLKLPDITDFNPSGTVESALSLVPEWIDFIDPKTGKQAGFETNTMPQWAGSCWYFLRYCDPENTSRFCSRELEEYWMGNSGVDLYVGGAEHAVLHLLYARFWHKVLYDLGHVSGPEPVKRLFHQGLILGEDGRKMSKSLGNVVNPDTVVQQYGADALRLYEMFLGPLEASKPWNPTGIEGISRFLDRVWRLVVQENGTLVPMSDDDETRPELLKLLHTTIKKTRQDIETLSFNTAIAQMMIFVNVYTPLDVKPRQHIEQFLQCLAPFAPHISEELWHRLGNPPSIHRTRFPGFNPDLLVESEVEIVLQVNSKIRGKLMVPADAKVDELERLAMNSETVIKHIEGKSIRKLIVVPGKLVNIIIS
- a CDS encoding serine hydrolase — its product is MRRILLVFSIMLCHGASTLSAQAVLPIQARLNEVCALINGHLDSLESVFSDEFLAKVPPAALKAGVAGIAALSGRCMSIRVIPTQGAYSVTAEALTDSNYTIPVHMTLAGSAPHKITGLFLRTPQKQQSSLQEAVAALGRIGGTTSVCVQNLTSGTVLAAKDTGIALPIGSAFKLYVLGTLAHQIRHQRKRWTDIITLQSMYMSEPSGFLQTWPVGSPLTLYSVAALMISSSDNTATDHLLFSLGRDSVMKFQTVMGNRHAALNNPFLSTREAFKLKYTRNGERGRLYAGASTANRFTILDSISASTDTIHFAYEPVMPDSVEWFAGTADLCRAMAWLHSVSTAPDLSPIADILSINPGLDLTKGAWKYSGFKGGSEPGVINLTLLLQRSDDQWFTVSATMVNPREEATTQFTIAVSSIISTLEASKK
- a CDS encoding methionyl-tRNA formyltransferase; translated protein: MGTPSFAVPALQALHAEYGVSCVVTVPDKPSGRGLRLTQSAIKEKSTHLGIHTILQPEKLTDPAFIEQLQSIHPDIICVIAFRILPARVYSTARLGAFNVHASLLPKYRGAAPINHAIINGEKETGVTSFLLNDVVDTGSILHQIRYPVPPGCTAGELYDALQPLAAQCAVETTGLLLAGTAKPRVQEEVLASPAHKVFRETSQISWERPTQTVSNFIHGLSPVPCAWTLWNNQILKIFRVTPAQAPCRHGEWTIQNRELFIGCSDGAVRIDEVQLPGKKRMNTANMLLGYRGASSGICTTKVNT